Proteins from one Mycobacterium sp. EPa45 genomic window:
- a CDS encoding MarR family winged helix-turn-helix transcriptional regulator has product MGGGHDEPLGYLLHRVASALRAEVSATALEPLGLSFPQYICMRILSRFPDRSNAELARDTGVSPQAMNMVLRSLEDRGLVVRPDSVASGRSLPAKLTRSGVETLERTDAGVRAAEGRLMSGLSTEQRREFRKILAALG; this is encoded by the coding sequence ATGGGTGGAGGCCACGACGAGCCGCTGGGTTATCTGCTGCACCGGGTGGCCTCGGCACTGCGCGCCGAAGTGAGCGCCACCGCACTCGAACCGCTGGGCCTGTCGTTCCCCCAGTACATCTGCATGCGGATCCTGTCCCGCTTCCCCGACCGCTCCAATGCCGAGCTGGCCCGCGACACCGGGGTCTCGCCGCAGGCGATGAACATGGTGCTGCGCAGCCTCGAAGACCGCGGGCTGGTCGTCCGTCCGGACAGCGTGGCATCGGGACGGTCGTTGCCCGCCAAGTTGACTCGCTCCGGTGTGGAAACCCTGGAGCGCACCGACGCGGGTGTCCGTGCCGCCGAGGGCCGGCTGATGTCGGGGCTCAGCACCGAGCAGCGGCGAGAATTCCGAAAGATTCTCGCCGCCCTCGGCTAG
- a CDS encoding class I SAM-dependent methyltransferase: protein MSTEDLFDSAYRQSAPEFEGFRPPWSIDEPQPEIAALIEQGKFHGDVLDAGCGEAAVSIYLAERGFTTVGLDLSPTAIDLARAEAARRGLTNASFEVADISDFGGYDGRFGTIVDSTLFHSMPVELRDGYQRSIVRAAAPGASYYVLVFNADSMPANGPAHPVTAEELRAAVEPYWVIDDIRPARIHANVPEEMAHMVEFAGGDLRDEPKGRKSMPAWLLSAHLA, encoded by the coding sequence ATGAGCACAGAGGATCTCTTTGATTCGGCATACCGTCAGTCGGCTCCGGAATTCGAGGGCTTTCGCCCGCCCTGGAGTATCGACGAGCCGCAACCCGAAATCGCGGCCCTCATCGAGCAGGGCAAGTTCCACGGCGACGTCCTCGACGCCGGGTGCGGGGAGGCCGCGGTCTCGATCTATCTCGCCGAGCGTGGTTTCACCACCGTCGGACTGGACCTCTCGCCGACGGCGATCGACCTCGCCCGGGCCGAGGCGGCCAGGCGTGGGCTGACCAATGCCAGTTTCGAGGTCGCCGATATCAGCGACTTCGGCGGCTACGACGGCAGATTCGGCACCATCGTCGACTCGACGCTGTTCCACTCGATGCCCGTCGAGCTCCGTGATGGCTATCAGCGCTCGATCGTGCGGGCCGCCGCGCCCGGCGCGTCCTACTACGTGCTGGTCTTCAATGCCGACAGCATGCCCGCCAACGGGCCTGCGCATCCGGTGACCGCCGAGGAGCTGCGCGCCGCGGTCGAGCCGTACTGGGTGATCGACGACATCCGCCCTGCGCGCATCCACGCCAACGTGCCCGAAGAGATGGCGCACATGGTTGAGTTCGCCGGCGGCGATCTGCGCGACGAGCCGAAGGGCCGCAAGTCGATGCCGGCGTGGCTGCTCTCGGCTCACCTGGCCTGA
- the pyrH gene encoding UMP kinase, whose amino-acid sequence MGETASNNGGEATHSREIRPNFRRVVLKLGGEMFGGGSVGLDPDVVAQVARQIAEVVRSGVQVAVVIGGGNFFRGAQLQQRGMERTRSDYMGMLGTVMNSLALQDFLEKEGIVTRVQTAITMGQVAEPYIPLRAVRHLEKGRVVIFGAGMGLPYFSTDTTAAQRALEIRADIVLMAKAVDGVFTDDPRQNPNAEMLTEISHREVIDRGLQVADATAFSLCMDNGMPILVFNLLTDGNIARAVAGEKIGTLVSG is encoded by the coding sequence ATGGGGGAGACGGCCAGCAACAACGGTGGCGAGGCGACGCATTCGCGGGAGATCCGCCCGAATTTCCGGCGGGTGGTGCTCAAACTCGGCGGGGAGATGTTCGGCGGCGGATCGGTCGGGCTGGATCCCGACGTGGTCGCCCAGGTGGCCCGCCAGATCGCCGAGGTGGTGCGCAGCGGCGTGCAGGTCGCCGTCGTGATCGGTGGCGGCAACTTCTTCCGCGGCGCGCAACTGCAGCAGCGCGGGATGGAACGCACCAGGTCGGACTACATGGGCATGCTCGGCACCGTGATGAACAGCCTTGCGCTGCAAGACTTCCTGGAGAAGGAAGGCATCGTGACCCGGGTTCAGACCGCCATCACCATGGGGCAGGTCGCCGAGCCCTACATCCCGCTGCGCGCGGTCCGTCACCTGGAAAAGGGACGGGTGGTGATTTTCGGCGCCGGTATGGGCCTTCCGTACTTCTCCACCGACACCACTGCCGCCCAGCGCGCGCTGGAGATCCGCGCCGACATCGTGCTGATGGCCAAGGCCGTCGACGGTGTCTTCACCGACGACCCGCGGCAGAACCCGAACGCCGAGATGCTCACCGAGATCAGCCACCGTGAGGTAATCGACCGCGGGCTTCAGGTGGCCGATGCCACTGCGTTCAGTTTGTGCATGGACAACGGAATGCCGATCCTGGTCTTCAACCTGCTCACCGACGGGAATATCGCCCGGGCGGTCGCAGGTGAGAAGATCGGAACTCTGGTCAGCGGTTGA